Proteins from a genomic interval of Schistocerca piceifrons isolate TAMUIC-IGC-003096 chromosome 3, iqSchPice1.1, whole genome shotgun sequence:
- the LOC124787978 gene encoding knirps-related protein-like: MNQQCKVCGEPAAGFHFGAFTCEGCKSFFGRSYNNLGSISECKNNGECVINKKNRTSCKACRLRKCLLVGMSKSGSRYGRRSNWFKIHCLLQEQQQQQQQQQQQQQNHLHQQQVGRQQRSPPHPSALGILGHHQAQPGNHPHFDPRLHHQLAAAMSHHHHQRAKEDLMLLGLDEYKNSTSPSISSPESHNSDSSVEVSDQRLASRTASLFKESASPAAHKDGMFVPLPFATLASLAPSVFPHAAAAAAAAFLQPSAFAGAGAAGAPFLFPTHGGYVYPPAGPHKQHGHHAGVPKMPTTHASTLNNNTIDAAAGKRFFLDAILQSQRVSPPSTPRGATGSDVDADDDGNEDDGSSSHHSPSLLLSDQEQENPMDLSMKGCRIRAEERRSLSPAGFSGSKGSGADGADEDDEGDAEGDGDADGHRSDSGLSHGCGADVDDAEGHASLAHRATPIDLTTKA, encoded by the coding sequence TCCTTCTTTGGACGGTCATACAACAACCTCGGCTCTATCTCCGAGTGCAAGAACAACGGGGAGTGTGTCATCAACAAGAAGAACCGCACATCCTGCAAGGCGTGTCGCCTGCGCAAGTGCCTGCTGGTGGGCATGTCCAAGAGCGGCTCCCGCTACGGCCGGCGCTCCAACTGGTTCAAGATACACTGCCTACTgcaagaacagcagcagcagcagcagcagcaacagcagcagcagcagaaccacCTCCACCAGCAGCAGGTGGGGAGGCAGCAGAGGTCGCCCCCGCATCCATCTGCGTTGGGGATACTCGGCCACCATCAAGCCCAGCCCGGCAACCACCCTCATTTTGACCCTCGATTACACCACCAGCTGGCTGCAGCCATgtcgcaccaccaccaccagcggGCCAAGGAAGACCTCATGCTTCTGGGTCTGGACGAGTACAAGAATTCGACGTCGCCGTCCATCAGTTCCCCGGAGTCACACAACTCCGACTCGTCGGTGGAAGTGAGCGACCAGCGGCTGGCTTCGCGGACAGCGAGCCTCTTCAAGGAGTCGGCGTCCCCGGCAGCGCACAAGGACGGAATGTTCGTTCCGCTGCCGTTCGCAACGTTGGCGTCTCTGGCGCCTTCGGTGTTCCCGCACGCTGCCGCCGCGGCAGCCGCCGCCTTCTTGCAGCCGTCGGCGTTCGCCGGTGCGGGAGCGGCAGGCGCGCCGTTCCTCTTCCCGACGCACGGCGGATACGTCTACCCTCCGGCGGGCCCGCACAAGCAGCACGGCCACCACGCCGGAGTGCCCAAAATGCCGACGACGCACGCCTCCACCCTCAACAACAACACCATCGACGCCGCGGCTGGCAAGAGGTTCTTCCTGGACGCGATCCTGCAGTCCCAGAGGGTCTCCCCGCCGTCTACGCCGAGAGGCGCCACGGGCAGTGACGTCGACGCCGACGACGACGGCAACGAAGACGACGGCTCGTCGTCGCACCACTCTCCTTCGCTGCTGCTTTCCGATCAGGAGCAGGAGAACCCGATGGACTTGTCGATGAAGGGCTGCCGCATACGGGCCGAAGAGCGGCGGTCGCTGTCGCCGGCAGGGTTCAGCGGCAGCAAGGGAAGTGGCGCAGACGGCGCCGACGAGGACGACGAAGGCGACGCCGAGGGAGACGGCGACGCCGACGGCCACCGCTCCGACTCGGGGCTGTCGCACGGCTGCGGCGCAGACGTCGACGACGCGGAGGGCCACGCCTCGCTGGCGCACCGTGCCACGCCCATCGATCTCACGACCAAAGCGTGA